From one Paenibacillus sp. FSL K6-1330 genomic stretch:
- a CDS encoding FeoA family protein has product MDETKNRQHLHQAALGERFLIEQVDIRGEHKRRLLDLGFVPGSVIEVLKASPLGDPTSYRVAGTVIALRKEESQLIWGKVMSS; this is encoded by the coding sequence ATGGATGAGACAAAGAATAGGCAGCATTTGCATCAGGCAGCGCTCGGCGAGCGGTTTCTGATTGAACAGGTGGATATCCGCGGGGAGCATAAACGGCGGCTTCTGGACCTCGGATTCGTTCCGGGTTCCGTTATCGAAGTGCTGAAAGCCAGCCCGCTCGGTGACCCCACCTCTTATAGAGTAGCAGGTACCGTCATTGCATTAAGAAAAGAAGAAAGTCAGTTAATCTGGGGTAAGGTGATGTCATCATGA
- a CDS encoding NAD(P)-binding domain-containing protein has protein sequence MWDVIVIGAGQAGLATGYWLRQAGMKFLLLDRGSEAGDAWKTRYDSLKLFTPRTHSALHGMRIGGDPDGFPDKDEMASYLKSYAERFKLPIQFETDVKCVHKEEERFIIETHEREYHAKSLIIATGPFRQPRIPAFAASVPADIVQLHSSDYRRPSQLQEGGVLVVGGGNSGAQIAVELSGGRETYLALGQQPRYLPMTVGGKGMFWWLDKLGILSASGSSWVGRKLKRRGDPIFGYELKQAVKCGKVVLKKRAVDAGASGMRFEDGTELKVRNIIWATGFVSSYDWLHVDQALNHKKAVIHTRGISPVKGLYYVGLPWQTHRGSALLAGVSRDAREIVQAIMEKRGLVYGKRAP, from the coding sequence ATGTGGGATGTAATCGTTATCGGCGCGGGGCAGGCAGGATTGGCAACCGGCTATTGGTTGCGGCAGGCAGGGATGAAGTTTCTGTTGTTGGATCGGGGATCGGAGGCAGGCGATGCATGGAAGACGAGATATGATTCGCTGAAGTTGTTTACACCGAGAACTCACAGTGCATTGCATGGAATGAGGATAGGTGGGGATCCGGACGGGTTCCCGGACAAAGATGAAATGGCTTCCTATCTGAAATCCTATGCAGAACGGTTTAAGCTGCCCATCCAATTTGAGACGGATGTGAAGTGTGTCCATAAGGAAGAAGAAAGGTTTATAATCGAAACCCATGAGAGAGAATATCATGCGAAGTCGCTAATTATCGCTACCGGGCCGTTCCGGCAGCCTCGCATTCCGGCGTTTGCAGCATCGGTTCCAGCGGATATTGTCCAGTTGCACTCCTCCGATTACAGACGACCTTCCCAGCTTCAAGAGGGCGGCGTTCTTGTAGTTGGCGGCGGGAACAGCGGGGCGCAGATAGCGGTCGAACTGTCTGGAGGTCGGGAAACGTATTTGGCTCTTGGACAGCAGCCGCGGTATTTACCCATGACCGTTGGGGGCAAGGGGATGTTCTGGTGGTTGGACAAACTCGGCATTTTATCAGCCAGCGGTTCCTCCTGGGTGGGACGTAAGCTGAAGCGTCGGGGAGACCCGATTTTTGGATATGAATTGAAACAAGCGGTCAAGTGCGGTAAAGTGGTGTTGAAAAAGAGAGCCGTTGATGCCGGCGCTTCCGGCATGCGATTCGAGGATGGAACGGAGCTTAAGGTTCGGAATATCATCTGGGCAACCGGCTTTGTTTCCAGCTATGATTGGCTTCATGTGGATCAAGCGCTGAATCATAAGAAGGCTGTTATTCATACACGCGGCATCAGTCCGGTGAAGGGGCTCTATTATGTAGGTTTGCCTTGGCAGACGCACCGGGGCTCCGCACTCTTGGCAGGAGTTTCACGGGATGCCCGCGAAATCGTTCAAGCCATTATGGAGAAGAGGGGATTAGTTTATGGAAAAAGAGCACCATGA
- a CDS encoding metalloregulator ArsR/SmtB family transcription factor yields the protein MEKEHHELLHEDQAMEASRLLKAISDPTRIRILHLLSQEECPVGHIAEVLGMSQSAVSHQLGYLRSLRLVKFRRDGNTYFYTYEDEHVIGILRQVLDHIAH from the coding sequence ATGGAAAAAGAGCACCATGAGCTGCTGCACGAAGACCAGGCCATGGAAGCGTCACGACTGCTGAAGGCCATTTCGGATCCGACGCGGATTCGCATTCTTCATTTGCTCTCGCAAGAAGAATGCCCGGTCGGCCATATTGCCGAGGTGCTTGGCATGAGTCAGTCGGCGGTATCCCACCAGCTTGGCTATCTGCGCAGTTTAAGACTGGTCAAATTCCGCAGGGACGGGAATACATATTTTTATACGTATGAAGATGAGCATGTCATCGGGATCTTGCGGCAAGTGCTGGATCATATCGCTCATTAA